The proteins below are encoded in one region of Alicycliphilus denitrificans K601:
- a CDS encoding TetR/AcrR family transcriptional regulator yields the protein MAQKRAEMIEETRAKLISAARAAFATVGYADSSMDELTAQAGLTRGALYHHFGGKKGLLEAVIAQIDAEISGRLAVIVEEAESTWDGFVQECIGYIKMAVEPEVQRIVLLDGPAVLGDPSPWPSQNVCIVNMRRSLQKLIEEAVIRPVDSLATARLISGALLGASLWIASADDPRAAFEKAVQGFLVLVAGLRRDTSPAQS from the coding sequence ATGGCACAAAAGCGTGCAGAGATGATTGAGGAAACGCGGGCCAAGCTCATCAGTGCCGCCCGCGCTGCGTTCGCAACCGTGGGGTATGCGGACAGTTCAATGGATGAGCTGACGGCCCAAGCCGGACTGACGCGCGGAGCGCTCTATCACCACTTCGGTGGAAAGAAAGGGCTGCTGGAGGCGGTCATCGCCCAGATTGATGCAGAGATATCTGGCCGACTGGCCGTCATCGTCGAGGAGGCGGAGTCCACCTGGGACGGCTTCGTTCAGGAGTGCATTGGCTACATCAAGATGGCCGTCGAGCCCGAAGTCCAGCGGATCGTCCTGCTGGACGGGCCAGCGGTTCTGGGCGATCCCTCCCCGTGGCCCAGCCAGAACGTGTGCATCGTGAATATGCGCCGCAGCCTCCAGAAGTTGATCGAGGAGGCAGTCATACGCCCCGTCGATTCCCTGGCGACGGCCCGCCTGATAAGCGGGGCGCTGCTGGGCGCATCGCTGTGGATCGCCAGCGCAGACGACCCACGCGCCGCTTTCGAAAAAGCCGTGCAGGGATTTCTTGTACTGGTGGCGGGCTTGCGGCGGGACACCTCTCCCGCGCAGTCGTAA
- a CDS encoding DUF932 domain-containing protein, whose protein sequence is MQLASRFRNASGIRADMPLSDDQIRAVAPSIFAEAAHESRSARYTYIPTIDVLNGLRKEGFQPFMVCQTRVRNEEKREHTKHMIRLRHADQIAGREANEIILLNSHDGTSSYQMLAGMFRFVCSNGMVCGETTSDIRVRHNGDVVGDVIEGAFKVLDSFEEATAQREAMQVLTLNQGEQAAFARAALALKYDDQDSGAVPVTESQILAPRRFEDRRDDMWTTFNRVQENMMKGGLRGRNRSGRTTTTRPVNGIDQSVKLNRALWVLAEEMRRLKG, encoded by the coding sequence ATGCAACTCGCAAGCCGCTTCCGCAATGCTTCCGGTATCCGCGCCGACATGCCCCTGTCGGATGACCAAATCCGCGCCGTGGCCCCCTCGATTTTTGCCGAGGCCGCCCACGAAAGCCGCTCCGCGCGTTACACCTATATCCCGACCATTGACGTTCTGAACGGCCTGCGCAAAGAGGGTTTCCAGCCCTTCATGGTTTGCCAGACCCGCGTGCGCAACGAGGAAAAGCGCGAGCACACCAAGCACATGATCCGCCTGCGCCACGCCGACCAGATCGCCGGCCGCGAGGCGAATGAAATCATCCTGCTGAACAGCCACGACGGCACCAGCAGCTACCAGATGCTGGCCGGCATGTTCCGCTTTGTGTGCTCTAACGGCATGGTATGCGGCGAGACAACCAGCGACATCCGCGTGCGCCATAACGGCGACGTGGTGGGCGATGTGATCGAAGGCGCTTTCAAGGTGCTGGACAGCTTCGAGGAAGCCACCGCCCAGCGCGAGGCCATGCAGGTGCTCACGCTCAACCAGGGCGAGCAGGCCGCCTTTGCCCGCGCTGCACTGGCCCTGAAGTACGACGACCAGGACAGCGGGGCTGTGCCCGTGACTGAATCCCAAATCCTGGCCCCGCGCCGCTTCGAGGACCGCCGCGACGACATGTGGACGACCTTCAACCGCGTGCAGGAAAACATGATGAAGGGCGGACTGCGCGGCCGCAACCGCAGCGGCCGCACCACCACGACGCGCCCGGTCAACGGCATCGACCAGAGCGTTAAGCTGAACCGCGCCTTGTGGGTGCTGGCCGAGGAAATGCGCCGCCTGAAGGGCTAA
- the kleA gene encoding stable inheritance protein KleA, which yields MQPKFMPWVDLLPEVGDPIRNERNKLAAKLASAEELEKQAAALRAGVREGRAALLDRIMKQWTLHDIEQAATAAADRGQPFPPGFVKDGELREALRALDGAPSPLEVLQAFHAGRVIRQHNLFSTATEEEQRATLHRVFDWWNYGAVPLLTRLEG from the coding sequence ATGCAACCGAAATTCATGCCTTGGGTTGACCTGCTGCCGGAAGTGGGCGACCCGATCCGCAACGAGCGCAACAAGCTGGCCGCCAAGCTGGCCAGCGCCGAGGAACTGGAAAAACAAGCGGCCGCGCTGCGCGCGGGAGTCCGTGAGGGCCGCGCCGCCCTGCTGGATCGAATCATGAAGCAATGGACACTGCACGACATCGAGCAGGCCGCGACCGCAGCCGCCGACCGTGGCCAGCCGTTCCCGCCCGGCTTCGTGAAAGACGGCGAGCTGCGCGAGGCGCTGCGCGCCCTCGATGGTGCCCCGTCCCCGCTGGAGGTGCTGCAAGCCTTCCACGCTGGCCGCGTGATCCGGCAGCACAACCTTTTCAGCACCGCGACCGAGGAAGAACAGCGCGCCACGCTGCACCGGGTTTTTGACTGGTGGAATTACGGCGCTGTCCCGCTGCTGACCCGCTTGGAAGGCTAG
- a CDS encoding single-stranded DNA-binding protein: MASINTFTIVGNVTKDVELRYTPSGTPSVTFTVAVDNVYFDRDGKKHEETDFIPVTTYGKQAENDAKFLKKGSTVAVMGRIRSWYKQAERKGGFNFEAERVQYLGRPSGNRAGGDAGQQQQGPGNAEHDDWMRDYDSTEQAGQGRR; the protein is encoded by the coding sequence ATGGCCAGCATCAACACTTTCACCATCGTGGGCAACGTGACCAAGGACGTGGAATTGCGCTACACGCCCAGCGGCACGCCTTCCGTGACCTTCACTGTCGCCGTGGATAACGTCTATTTCGACCGCGACGGCAAGAAGCACGAAGAAACCGACTTCATCCCGGTGACGACCTACGGCAAGCAAGCCGAGAACGACGCCAAGTTTCTGAAGAAGGGTTCCACCGTGGCGGTGATGGGCCGGATTCGTAGCTGGTACAAGCAGGCCGAACGCAAGGGCGGTTTCAACTTCGAGGCCGAGCGCGTGCAGTACCTGGGCCGTCCCAGCGGCAACCGTGCAGGCGGTGACGCTGGCCAGCAGCAGCAAGGCCCCGGCAACGCCGAGCACGACGACTGGATGCGCGACTACGACAGCACCGAGCAAGCCGGTCAAGGCCGCCGCTAA
- a CDS encoding efflux RND transporter periplasmic adaptor subunit has translation MSTLPYLAVLPSWRRALPLAAASLLALSLAGCNSDAADAVAAPPPTVSVAPVSVRKIVLWDEFNGRVEAVESVALRPRVSGYIDRVNYEEGQIVKRGDVLFEIDARSYRAALARAEADLARARTQAALARSEAARAQKLASLQAASTEELEQRHAAADQAQANVQFAQAAVETAKLDLSFTQVRSPITGRAGRALVTAGNLVSADGQASILTTVVSLNPVHVHFDSDERTYLRYAHMARNGERPDQRSESIPVQVGLVGENGYPHAGNVDFVDNRVDAATGTIRARATLVNPDGLLTPGLYARVRLPGSGSFEAMLIDDKAILTDQSRKYVYVIDENNTAQRRDITLGRKAEGLRIVEEGLNPGDRVIVNGIQKVSVGMPVTAQDIEMAPAGRQIQASE, from the coding sequence ATGAGCACATTGCCTTACCTTGCGGTCCTGCCTTCCTGGCGCCGCGCCTTGCCGTTAGCTGCGGCGAGCTTGCTGGCGCTGTCCCTGGCTGGCTGCAATAGCGACGCCGCCGACGCGGTCGCCGCCCCTCCACCCACGGTCAGCGTGGCACCTGTGTCGGTGCGCAAGATCGTCCTATGGGATGAGTTCAATGGCCGCGTCGAGGCGGTGGAAAGCGTTGCGCTGCGGCCACGTGTGAGTGGCTACATCGACAGGGTCAATTACGAAGAGGGCCAGATCGTCAAACGTGGCGACGTGCTGTTCGAGATTGACGCTCGCAGTTACCGTGCTGCTCTGGCTCGCGCGGAAGCAGACTTGGCCCGCGCCCGCACGCAGGCCGCACTGGCACGTAGCGAAGCGGCCCGTGCTCAAAAGCTGGCTTCGTTGCAAGCAGCCTCCACCGAGGAGTTGGAGCAGCGCCACGCCGCCGCCGATCAGGCCCAAGCCAACGTGCAGTTCGCCCAAGCCGCAGTCGAGACCGCCAAGTTGGATCTGTCGTTCACCCAGGTACGTTCGCCCATCACAGGCCGCGCCGGACGTGCACTGGTCACGGCAGGCAACTTGGTGAGTGCTGACGGCCAGGCCAGCATCCTGACCACCGTAGTCTCGCTGAACCCGGTGCACGTGCATTTTGATAGCGACGAGCGTACCTATCTGCGCTACGCCCACATGGCTCGCAACGGAGAGCGCCCCGACCAGCGCAGCGAAAGTATCCCGGTGCAGGTGGGCCTGGTCGGCGAGAACGGCTATCCACACGCCGGAAACGTGGACTTCGTGGACAACCGTGTCGATGCGGCCACCGGCACCATCCGCGCACGCGCCACCCTGGTCAACCCCGACGGCCTGCTTACGCCGGGCCTCTATGCCCGAGTGCGCCTGCCGGGTAGCGGCAGTTTCGAGGCCATGCTGATCGACGACAAGGCCATCCTGACCGACCAGAGCCGCAAGTACGTGTATGTGATCGATGAGAACAACACCGCCCAGCGCCGCGACATCACGCTGGGACGCAAGGCCGAAGGCCTGCGCATCGTCGAGGAAGGTCTAAATCCCGGCGACCGCGTGATCGTCAACGGCATCCAGAAGGTTTCTGTCGGCATGCCAGTGACGGCCCAGGACATCGAAATGGCGCCTGCAGGCCGACAAATCCAGGCGAGCGAATGA
- a CDS encoding DUF3560 domain-containing protein, which translates to MSRPDPSRLDHLQPFRIRKTTMQTLTATYSPEDNKLRLYPSSRLDSATYERVKAAGFKWAPRQELFVAPMWTPAREDLLMELCGEIGDEDTGLVERAEERADRFEDYSDKRAHDASAARNAVQAIGQRFEFGQPILVGHHSERKARKDAERMENGMRRAVQMWETSEYWKQRAAGALRHAKYKELPAVRHRRIKGLEADKRKQERSKQEAEMWLKLWLECEAERDAELQKAVALRIAGMCWLHLPRKEGDREDWSHTPTAYDALNGSHPNLYAPRTLAEVIEAAKKTYPATVAHCDRWIAHYENRIAYERAMLDEQGGLKAEGFDIQPGGRVLVDGEWLVVMRVNKKGGQINSVTTNARYVRVRGIEEIKDYRAPTEEDAAKVKKAAKLPPLVNFPGEGFIEMTAEEYKRKPADYKGTRTAQATAEHGAYRYRTAFLANSGYRIVQVYITDAKRVDKPAPEAAEPVKFEREPVAPAPVTAEQAPASTESADNRAAMAEDFQAMRDQLKAGVQVVSVPQLFPTPADLAARMVELADIEPGMRVLEPSAGTGRILEQLPEGCEVVAVEINAALGGRLDADRRAVVIGDFLQCTPETLWGSFDRILMNPPFANADDIKHIRHALRFLKPGGKLVAICANGPRQNDQLRPLVEQHGGEWESLPPDTFAESGTAVNTALFTLTA; encoded by the coding sequence GTGAGCAGACCAGACCCCAGCCGCTTAGACCATCTTCAACCCTTCCGCATAAGGAAAACGACCATGCAAACGCTGACCGCCACCTATTCCCCCGAAGACAACAAGCTGCGCCTTTATCCGTCCTCACGACTGGACAGCGCGACTTATGAGCGCGTGAAGGCGGCCGGCTTCAAGTGGGCACCCCGTCAAGAGCTTTTCGTGGCCCCCATGTGGACGCCGGCCCGCGAAGACCTCCTGATGGAGCTGTGCGGCGAGATTGGCGACGAGGACACGGGCCTAGTTGAGCGCGCCGAGGAGCGCGCCGACCGCTTCGAGGACTACAGCGACAAGCGCGCCCATGACGCCAGCGCAGCGCGCAACGCCGTGCAGGCCATCGGGCAGCGGTTCGAGTTCGGGCAACCCATCCTTGTGGGCCATCACAGCGAACGCAAGGCCCGCAAGGACGCCGAGCGCATGGAAAACGGGATGCGCCGTGCCGTGCAGATGTGGGAAACCTCCGAATACTGGAAGCAGCGCGCAGCCGGTGCCCTGCGTCATGCGAAATACAAGGAGCTGCCCGCCGTCCGTCATCGCCGCATCAAGGGGCTGGAGGCCGACAAGCGCAAGCAGGAGCGCAGCAAGCAAGAGGCCGAAATGTGGCTGAAGCTGTGGCTTGAATGCGAGGCCGAGCGAGACGCCGAGCTGCAAAAGGCCGTGGCCCTGCGCATCGCTGGCATGTGCTGGCTGCACTTGCCGCGCAAGGAAGGCGACCGCGAAGACTGGAGCCACACCCCGACCGCTTACGACGCCTTGAACGGCTCGCATCCGAACCTCTACGCGCCGCGCACCCTGGCCGAAGTGATCGAGGCCGCCAAGAAGACCTACCCGGCCACGGTTGCCCACTGTGACCGCTGGATTGCCCACTATGAAAACCGGATTGCCTACGAGCGCGCCATGCTGGACGAGCAAGGCGGCCTGAAGGCCGAGGGCTTCGACATCCAGCCGGGCGGCCGCGTCCTGGTTGATGGTGAATGGCTGGTGGTGATGCGCGTCAACAAGAAGGGCGGCCAGATCAACAGCGTGACCACGAACGCCCGTTATGTGCGCGTGCGCGGCATTGAGGAAATCAAGGACTACCGCGCGCCGACCGAGGAAGACGCCGCCAAGGTCAAGAAGGCCGCCAAGCTGCCGCCGCTGGTGAATTTCCCCGGTGAAGGCTTCATCGAAATGACCGCCGAGGAATATAAGCGCAAGCCCGCCGACTACAAGGGCACCCGCACCGCGCAAGCCACGGCCGAGCATGGCGCGTACCGCTACCGCACCGCCTTTTTGGCCAATAGCGGCTATCGGATCGTGCAGGTTTACATCACCGACGCCAAGCGCGTGGACAAGCCCGCGCCCGAGGCCGCCGAGCCGGTGAAATTCGAGCGCGAACCCGTGGCCCCGGCCCCGGTGACGGCCGAGCAGGCCCCGGCCAGCACCGAGAGCGCCGACAACCGCGCCGCGATGGCCGAGGACTTCCAAGCCATGCGCGACCAGCTCAAGGCTGGCGTGCAGGTTGTGAGCGTCCCGCAACTTTTCCCGACCCCGGCCGATCTGGCCGCGCGCATGGTTGAGCTGGCCGACATCGAACCGGGAATGCGCGTGCTGGAGCCGAGCGCCGGCACCGGCCGGATTCTGGAGCAGTTGCCCGAGGGCTGCGAAGTGGTGGCCGTGGAGATTAACGCGGCCTTGGGCGGCCGCCTCGATGCAGACCGCCGCGCCGTGGTGATCGGTGACTTCCTGCAATGCACGCCCGAAACCCTGTGGGGATCGTTCGACCGCATTCTGATGAATCCACCCTTTGCCAACGCCGACGACATCAAGCACATCCGCCACGCGCTGCGCTTCCTGAAGCCGGGCGGCAAGCTGGTAGCGATCTGCGCCAACGGCCCCCGCCAGAATGACCAGCTCCGCCCGCTGGTGGAGCAGCACGGCGGCGAATGGGAGAGCCTGCCCCCCGATACCTTCGCGGAATCCGGCACCGCCGTAAATACCGCCCTTTTCACCCTGACCGCCTAA